One Corynebacterium appendicis CIP 107643 DNA window includes the following coding sequences:
- a CDS encoding adenylate kinase, with product MRLVLLGPPGAGKGTQAAILSEKLNIPHISTGDLFRANIGEGTPLGKEAKEYIDAGKLVPTDVTARMVEERLNEEDAANGWLLDGFPRTVEQAEILEELLGRNGQKLDGVLNFQINEDVVVERMLARGRADDNEDTIRTRLQVYRDETAPLIDHYGDAIINIDAEGDVDEVNARAMEQLER from the coding sequence ATGCGTCTCGTTCTCCTCGGCCCTCCCGGTGCCGGCAAAGGCACCCAGGCAGCGATTCTCTCGGAGAAGCTGAACATTCCGCACATCTCCACTGGCGATCTGTTCCGCGCGAATATCGGCGAAGGCACGCCGCTGGGCAAGGAGGCGAAGGAGTACATCGACGCCGGCAAGCTCGTCCCGACCGACGTCACCGCTCGCATGGTGGAGGAGCGTCTGAACGAGGAGGACGCGGCTAACGGCTGGCTTCTCGACGGCTTCCCCCGCACCGTTGAACAGGCCGAGATCCTCGAAGAGCTGCTGGGCCGCAACGGCCAGAAGCTCGACGGCGTGCTGAACTTCCAGATCAACGAAGACGTTGTTGTCGAGCGCATGCTGGCCCGCGGACGCGCCGACGACAACGAGGACACGATCCGCACCCGCTTGCAGGTCTACCGCGACGAAACCGCTCCGTTGATCGACCACTACGGCGACGCGATCATCAACATCGACGCCGAAGGCGACGTGGACGAGGTCAACGCCCGCGCCATGGAGCAGCTGGAACGCTAA
- the rplR gene encoding 50S ribosomal protein L18, with protein sequence MSTEEKTTQKRTPVGRDIATRRREARVRRHNRIRKTLRGTPETPRLVVHRSSRHMHVQVIDDLAGHTLVSASSMEDAVRTLEGDKKAKAAKVGELVAERAKEAGIETVVFDRGGYKYHGRVAALADAAREGGLKF encoded by the coding sequence ATGAGCACTGAAGAAAAGACTACTCAGAAGCGCACCCCGGTCGGCCGGGATATTGCTACCCGCCGCCGCGAGGCCCGCGTCCGCCGCCATAACCGCATCCGCAAGACCCTGCGCGGCACCCCGGAGACCCCGCGTCTCGTCGTGCACCGCAGCTCCCGCCACATGCATGTCCAGGTCATCGACGACCTGGCCGGTCACACCCTCGTGTCCGCTTCCTCCATGGAAGACGCAGTGCGCACTCTCGAGGGTGACAAGAAGGCTAAGGCAGCCAAGGTCGGCGAGCTCGTCGCTGAGCGCGCCAAGGAAGCCGGCATCGAGACGGTCGTCTTCGACCGTGGCGGCTACAAGTACCACGGCCGCGTCGCCGCGCTTGCCGACGCCGCCCGCGAAGGTGGTCTGAAGTTCTAA
- the rpmD gene encoding 50S ribosomal protein L30 yields the protein MALKITLHHGLVGEKPVTRKNLEALGLRKIGQSVVKKDNNATRGHILKVAHLVTVEEVAGE from the coding sequence ATGGCACTGAAAATCACACTTCACCACGGTCTGGTCGGCGAGAAGCCGGTCACCCGTAAGAATCTCGAGGCACTGGGCCTGCGCAAGATCGGCCAGTCTGTTGTCAAAAAGGACAACAACGCGACGCGCGGCCACATCCTCAAGGTGGCCCACCTGGTCACCGTTGAAGAAGTAGCAGGGGAGTAG
- the rplO gene encoding 50S ribosomal protein L15: MADIIKLHDLRPAEGANKAKTRVGRGEASKGKTAGRGTKGTKARKQVSAAFEGGQMPLHMRLPKLKGFKNNNKIVYQVVNVADLAEAFPNGGTITTADIAGAGLVRKNQPVKVLGDGEISVKLDITAEKFSKSAAEKIAAAGGSVTEAAPKAGKAEETTED, from the coding sequence ATGGCTGACATCATCAAGCTCCATGATCTGCGCCCGGCTGAGGGTGCAAACAAGGCCAAGACCCGCGTCGGCCGCGGTGAGGCTTCCAAGGGTAAGACGGCTGGCCGCGGTACGAAGGGTACTAAGGCACGCAAGCAGGTCTCTGCCGCCTTCGAGGGTGGCCAGATGCCGCTGCACATGCGTCTGCCGAAGCTAAAGGGCTTCAAGAACAACAACAAGATCGTCTACCAGGTGGTCAATGTTGCCGACCTGGCTGAGGCGTTCCCGAACGGCGGCACCATCACCACCGCTGATATCGCTGGAGCTGGCCTGGTCCGTAAGAACCAGCCGGTGAAGGTGCTGGGCGATGGCGAGATCTCCGTCAAGCTCGACATCACCGCAGAGAAGTTCTCCAAGTCCGCCGCCGAGAAAATCGCGGCCGCTGGTGGCTCCGTCACCGAGGCTGCTCCGAAGGCTGGCAAGGCTGAGGAGACCACGGAGGACTAA
- the rpsE gene encoding 30S ribosomal protein S5: MAERERRDGGASADDQKNQNNNDRNDRGSRNDRGGRNERGGRGRRDDRRGGAQDERDKYIERVVTINRVAKTVKGGRNMSFTALVVVGDGQGMVGVGYGKAKEVPAAIQKGAEEARKNFFRVPMIGGTIPHPVQGEDAAGVVMLRPAAPGTGVIAGGAARPVLECAGIQDILAKSLGSDNALNVVKATVAGLKELVRPEEVAARRGKSIEEVAPARMLRQRAGQEA; the protein is encoded by the coding sequence ATGGCCGAGCGTGAACGGCGTGACGGCGGAGCATCCGCCGACGACCAGAAGAACCAGAACAACAACGACCGCAACGACCGCGGCAGCCGCAACGACCGCGGCGGCCGTAACGAGCGTGGTGGCCGTGGCCGCCGCGACGACCGTCGCGGTGGCGCACAGGACGAGCGCGACAAGTACATCGAGCGCGTTGTCACCATCAACCGTGTTGCCAAGACCGTCAAGGGTGGCCGCAACATGTCCTTTACCGCCCTCGTGGTGGTTGGCGACGGCCAGGGCATGGTCGGCGTCGGCTACGGCAAGGCGAAGGAAGTTCCCGCTGCTATCCAGAAGGGTGCCGAGGAGGCTCGTAAGAACTTCTTCCGCGTCCCGATGATCGGCGGCACCATCCCCCACCCGGTCCAGGGCGAGGACGCTGCTGGCGTGGTCATGCTGCGCCCGGCTGCTCCCGGTACCGGTGTCATCGCCGGCGGCGCTGCCCGACCGGTGCTCGAGTGCGCCGGCATCCAGGACATCCTGGCTAAGTCGCTGGGTTCCGACAACGCCCTCAACGTGGTTAAGGCCACGGTTGCCGGCTTGAAGGAACTTGTGCGCCCCGAGGAAGTTGCCGCGCGCCGCGGCAAGTCCATCGAGGAAGTCGCCCCCGCACGCATGCTGCGTCAGCGCGCAGGACAGGAGGCTTAA
- a CDS encoding L,D-transpeptidase, which produces MSHSPRHALESTTTRFVRRAGSLLAGAGIVASLIVAPATAEAAPAVPSLTSASSNSPFLQQAEKSLQAASMTVTTNARNAVWDARNALRANATAIARGNKAQEKRLHDGIDGLVEAIAPGLIAERTPKPKPKPAPKPAPKPAPKPKPAPKPQQPKGCAPSARACVDLKNQRTWLQQNGKITYGPVRMASGKPGQETPEGFHYVNRKVKDEISYEFNNAPMPYATYFTYNGIAFHQGDPSIKSAGCIRMYRGDAQTYFNTLKIGDQVHVF; this is translated from the coding sequence ATGTCTCACTCCCCGCGCCACGCGCTTGAATCGACAACCACCCGTTTTGTCCGCCGGGCGGGCTCCCTGCTCGCGGGTGCGGGCATTGTCGCCTCGCTCATCGTCGCCCCGGCCACGGCCGAGGCTGCACCAGCTGTCCCGTCCCTGACGTCCGCGTCGAGCAACTCGCCGTTCCTGCAGCAGGCGGAGAAGTCCCTGCAGGCTGCCTCGATGACGGTCACCACGAACGCGCGCAACGCCGTGTGGGACGCGCGCAACGCTCTGCGCGCCAACGCCACCGCGATCGCCCGCGGCAACAAGGCGCAGGAAAAGCGGCTTCATGACGGCATTGACGGCCTCGTTGAAGCCATCGCCCCGGGCCTGATCGCTGAGCGCACCCCGAAGCCGAAGCCCAAGCCGGCCCCCAAGCCCGCGCCGAAGCCGGCCCCGAAGCCGAAGCCCGCTCCGAAGCCGCAGCAGCCGAAGGGTTGCGCACCGTCTGCGCGCGCATGCGTGGACCTGAAGAACCAGCGCACCTGGCTGCAGCAGAACGGCAAGATCACCTACGGCCCGGTCCGTATGGCGTCCGGCAAGCCGGGGCAGGAGACCCCGGAGGGCTTCCATTACGTCAACCGCAAGGTCAAGGACGAGATTTCCTACGAATTCAATAACGCCCCGATGCCGTACGCGACCTACTTCACGTACAACGGCATCGCCTTCCACCAGGGCGACCCGTCCATCAAGTCCGCCGGCTGCATCCGCATGTACCGCGGTGATGCCCAGACGTACTTCAACACCCTGAAGATCGGCGACCAAGTCCACGTTTTCTAA
- the rpsD gene encoding 30S ribosomal protein S4, with protein MARYTGPATRKSRRLRVDLVGGDMSFERRPYPPGQAGRARIKESEYLLQLQEKQKARYTYGVMEKQFRRYYEEANRLPGKTGDNLLILLESRLDNVVYRAGLARTRRQARQLVSHGHFTVNGKKTNVPSYRVTQYDIIDVRDKSRNMLWFEEAQDALVDSVVPAWLQVVPETLRILVHQLPERAQIDVPLQEQLIVELYSK; from the coding sequence ATGGCTCGTTATACCGGCCCTGCTACCCGTAAGTCTCGCCGCCTGCGCGTCGACCTGGTCGGCGGCGACATGTCGTTCGAGCGCCGCCCCTACCCTCCGGGGCAGGCTGGCCGCGCCCGCATCAAGGAATCTGAGTACCTGCTGCAGCTCCAGGAGAAGCAGAAGGCCCGTTACACCTACGGTGTGATGGAGAAGCAGTTCCGCCGCTACTACGAGGAGGCTAACCGCCTCCCGGGCAAGACCGGCGACAACCTGCTCATCCTGCTGGAGTCCCGCCTGGACAACGTCGTCTACCGCGCTGGTCTGGCGCGTACCCGCCGTCAGGCTCGCCAGCTGGTGTCCCACGGGCACTTCACGGTCAACGGCAAGAAGACCAACGTGCCGTCTTACCGCGTGACCCAGTACGACATCATTGATGTGCGCGACAAGTCCCGCAACATGCTCTGGTTCGAAGAGGCCCAGGACGCACTGGTCGACTCCGTCGTGCCGGCGTGGCTCCAGGTCGTTCCGGAGACCCTGCGCATCCTCGTGCACCAGCTGCCCGAGCGCGCTCAGATCGACGTGCCGCTGCAGGAGCAGCTCATCGTCGAGCTTTACTCGAAGTAA
- the rpsM gene encoding 30S ribosomal protein S13: MARLAGVDLPRNKRMEVALTYIYGIGPARSKELLEKTGISPDLRTDNLTDDQVAALRDVIENSWKVEGDLRREVQADIRRKIEIGSYQGLRHRRGLPVRGQRTKTNARTRKGPKKTIAGKKK, from the coding sequence ATGGCACGTCTAGCTGGTGTCGACCTGCCGCGCAACAAGCGCATGGAGGTCGCACTTACCTACATCTACGGAATTGGCCCGGCCCGTTCCAAGGAACTGCTCGAGAAGACGGGCATTTCTCCGGACCTGCGCACCGACAACCTGACCGACGATCAGGTCGCCGCTCTTCGTGATGTCATCGAGAACTCCTGGAAGGTCGAGGGCGACCTCCGCCGCGAGGTTCAGGCTGACATCCGCCGCAAGATCGAGATCGGCTCTTACCAGGGCCTGCGCCACCGTCGTGGACTTCCCGTCCGCGGCCAGCGCACCAAGACCAACGCGCGTACCCGCAAGGGACCGAAGAAGACCATCGCAGGAAAGAAGAAGTAA
- the rpsK gene encoding 30S ribosomal protein S11, translating into MPPKTRSAARRSGRRVAKKNVAAGHAYIKSTFNNTIVSITDPNGAVISWASSGHVGFKGSRKSTPFAAQMAAENAARKAMDHGMKKVDVFVKGPGSGRETAIRSIQAAGLEVSSISDVTPQPFNGCRPPKRRRV; encoded by the coding sequence ATGCCACCGAAGACTCGCTCTGCTGCGCGCCGCTCCGGTCGCCGCGTAGCCAAGAAGAATGTGGCCGCTGGCCACGCCTACATCAAGTCCACTTTCAACAACACCATCGTGTCCATCACGGACCCGAACGGCGCTGTGATCTCTTGGGCGTCCTCCGGCCACGTCGGCTTCAAGGGCTCCCGTAAGTCCACCCCGTTCGCTGCTCAGATGGCTGCCGAGAACGCTGCCCGCAAGGCAATGGACCACGGCATGAAGAAGGTCGACGTTTTCGTCAAGGGTCCGGGCTCCGGCCGCGAGACCGCAATCCGTTCCATCCAGGCCGCCGGCCTGGAGGTGTCCTCGATCTCCGACGTGACGCCGCAGCCGTTCAACGGTTGCCGTCCGCCGAAGCGTCGTCGCGTTTAA
- the secY gene encoding preprotein translocase subunit SecY: MSAIVQAFKDADLRKKILVTIALIILYRIGAQIPTPGVDYGIIAERLNALTQGDEANIFSVISLFSGGALLQLSIFAIGIMPYITASIIVQLLTVVIPRFEELKKEGQSGQAKMTQYTRYLTVALALLQSSGIVALADREQLLGQGVPVLVEDRNLWTLAMMVIVMTSGAVLIMWLGEIITEKGVGNGMSLLIFAGIATRLPTDGANILRQSGPVVFAVVIVAVILLVVGIVFIEQGQRRIPVQYAKRMVGRRQYGGTSTYLPLKVNQAGVIPVIFASSLMYVPVLITQIINSNKPTPPDNWWMSTVMAWLQNPASWQYILIYFTLIIFFAYFYVSIQYDPYEQAENMKKYGGFIPGIRPGRPTAEYLAFVMNRLLFVGAIYLGLIAILPNIAMDLGISGSGGGGTMSAFGGTAILIMVSVALTTVKQIESQLLQSNYEGLLK; this comes from the coding sequence GTGTCAGCCATTGTTCAGGCGTTCAAGGATGCCGATCTACGCAAGAAGATTCTGGTCACTATTGCGCTGATCATTCTCTACCGCATCGGTGCACAGATCCCGACCCCGGGAGTCGACTACGGCATCATTGCCGAGCGCCTCAACGCGCTCACCCAGGGCGACGAAGCCAACATCTTCTCGGTGATCAGCCTCTTCTCGGGCGGAGCCTTGCTACAGCTGTCGATCTTCGCCATCGGCATCATGCCGTACATTACGGCGTCGATCATCGTGCAGTTGCTCACCGTCGTCATTCCGCGCTTCGAGGAGCTGAAGAAGGAGGGGCAGTCCGGCCAGGCGAAGATGACGCAGTACACGCGTTATCTCACCGTGGCTCTGGCGTTGCTGCAGTCCTCCGGCATCGTGGCCCTGGCGGACCGCGAGCAGCTGCTGGGACAGGGCGTGCCTGTCTTGGTCGAGGACCGCAACCTGTGGACGCTGGCGATGATGGTCATCGTCATGACCTCCGGCGCTGTGCTGATCATGTGGCTCGGTGAGATCATCACCGAAAAGGGTGTCGGCAACGGCATGTCGTTGCTGATCTTCGCCGGTATCGCGACGCGCCTGCCCACCGACGGTGCGAATATTCTGCGCCAGTCGGGCCCGGTCGTCTTCGCCGTCGTGATCGTCGCAGTGATCCTGCTCGTCGTGGGAATCGTCTTCATCGAGCAGGGCCAGCGCCGCATCCCGGTGCAGTACGCGAAGCGCATGGTGGGCCGCCGCCAGTACGGCGGCACCTCCACCTACCTTCCGCTGAAGGTCAACCAGGCCGGCGTTATCCCGGTGATCTTCGCGTCCTCCCTGATGTACGTCCCGGTCCTGATCACCCAGATCATCAACTCCAACAAGCCGACCCCGCCGGACAACTGGTGGATGTCCACCGTCATGGCGTGGCTGCAGAACCCGGCTTCGTGGCAGTACATCTTGATCTACTTCACGCTGATCATTTTCTTTGCGTACTTCTACGTGTCGATCCAGTACGACCCGTATGAGCAGGCCGAGAACATGAAGAAGTACGGCGGCTTCATCCCGGGCATCCGTCCGGGCCGCCCGACGGCCGAGTACCTGGCGTTCGTGATGAACCGTCTGCTGTTCGTCGGCGCGATCTACCTCGGCCTGATTGCGATCCTCCCCAATATCGCCATGGACCTGGGTATCTCCGGCAGTGGGGGTGGCGGCACTATGTCGGCGTTTGGTGGCACGGCTATTCTGATTATGGTCTCCGTGGCCCTGACCACGGTGAAGCAAATTGAATCCCAGCTACTGCAATCCAACTACGAAGGACTGTTGAAATAA
- the infA gene encoding translation initiation factor IF-1 codes for MAKEGAIEVEGRIIEPLKNAMFRVELDNGHEVLAHISGKMRQHYIRILPEDRVVVELSPYDLERGRIVYRYK; via the coding sequence ATGGCTAAAGAAGGCGCAATCGAGGTCGAGGGCCGCATTATCGAGCCCTTGAAGAACGCGATGTTCCGTGTCGAGCTGGACAACGGGCACGAGGTTCTCGCTCACATCAGTGGCAAGATGCGCCAGCACTACATCCGCATCCTCCCCGAGGACCGCGTCGTCGTGGAACTGTCCCCGTACGACCTGGAACGCGGACGTATCGTCTACCGCTACAAGTAG
- the map gene encoding type I methionyl aminopeptidase gives MLFGRTKTIPAKTPGELDAMEAAGRIVGAALQEVRKVARPGATTADLDAVAEQVIRDYGAVPTFKGYQGFPASICASVNEVVVHGIPSANTVLKEGDLVSIDCGATLDGWVGDSAWSFGVGELADDVDKLNRATEQVLLTGLQAMVPGNRLTDVSHALELATRDAEAEFGIELGILAGYGGHGIGREMHEDPYLHNEGRPGRGPRIAEGSVLAIEPMLILGGETESDVLDDEWTVVTADKSSAAHWEHTVAATADGPRILTPREG, from the coding sequence ATGCTGTTCGGCCGCACAAAGACCATCCCGGCTAAGACCCCGGGGGAGCTCGACGCAATGGAAGCGGCTGGACGCATCGTTGGCGCCGCGTTGCAGGAAGTCCGCAAAGTTGCGCGTCCCGGTGCCACCACCGCGGATTTGGACGCTGTCGCCGAACAGGTGATCCGCGACTACGGCGCCGTCCCGACGTTCAAGGGCTACCAGGGATTCCCGGCCTCGATCTGCGCCTCGGTCAACGAGGTCGTGGTTCACGGCATTCCTAGCGCCAACACCGTTCTCAAAGAGGGGGACTTGGTCTCCATCGACTGCGGTGCGACCCTGGACGGCTGGGTCGGCGATTCGGCGTGGAGCTTCGGGGTAGGGGAGCTGGCGGACGACGTCGATAAGCTCAACCGCGCGACCGAGCAGGTCTTGCTCACCGGTCTCCAAGCAATGGTTCCCGGCAACCGGCTCACCGACGTCTCGCACGCGCTAGAACTCGCCACCCGCGACGCCGAGGCTGAATTCGGCATCGAGCTCGGCATCCTCGCCGGTTACGGCGGCCACGGTATCGGCCGCGAGATGCACGAGGACCCGTACCTGCACAATGAGGGGCGCCCCGGCCGCGGTCCGCGCATCGCTGAAGGTTCTGTGCTCGCGATCGAGCCGATGCTCATCCTCGGCGGCGAGACCGAATCCGACGTGCTCGACGATGAATGGACTGTGGTCACCGCAGATAAATCGTCTGCCGCGCACTGGGAGCACACCGTCGCCGCGACAGCTGACGGCCCGCGCATTCTCACCCCTCGGGAGGGGTGA
- a CDS encoding DNA-directed RNA polymerase subunit alpha: MLISQRPQLTEEYIDTNRSKFVIEPLEPGFGYTLGNSLRRTLLSSIPGAAVTSIKIDGVLHEFTTINGVKENVSEIILNVKDLVLSSDSDEPVVMYLSKEGPGDVTGADIDLPADVTVHNPDLHIASLNEQARLEMELVVERGRGYVPAMTNSGGEIGRIPVDQIYSPVLKVSYKVEATRVEQRTDFDKLIIDVETKNSMTARDALASAGSTLVELFGLARELNTAAEGIEIGPSPQETEYIAAYNMPIEDLNFSVRSYNCLKRQEIHTVGELAECTESDLLDIRNFGQKSINEVKIKLASLGLTLKDAPEDFDPTQLEGYDAETGDFVDGAMDDAE; the protein is encoded by the coding sequence ATGCTCATCTCACAGCGTCCTCAGCTCACCGAGGAATACATCGACACCAACCGTTCGAAGTTCGTCATCGAGCCGCTCGAGCCTGGTTTCGGCTACACCCTCGGCAACTCTTTGCGTCGCACGCTGCTGTCGTCCATCCCGGGCGCAGCAGTGACCTCCATCAAGATCGACGGTGTGCTCCATGAGTTCACCACGATCAACGGAGTCAAAGAGAACGTCTCTGAGATCATCCTCAACGTCAAAGACCTGGTCCTATCCTCCGACTCCGACGAGCCGGTGGTCATGTACCTGTCCAAGGAGGGCCCGGGCGACGTCACCGGCGCAGACATCGATCTGCCTGCTGATGTCACCGTGCACAACCCGGACCTGCACATCGCCTCGCTCAACGAGCAGGCGCGCCTGGAGATGGAACTCGTCGTCGAGCGCGGCCGCGGCTACGTTCCGGCGATGACCAACTCCGGCGGCGAGATCGGCCGTATCCCGGTCGACCAGATCTACTCGCCGGTGTTGAAGGTCTCCTACAAGGTTGAGGCGACGCGTGTCGAGCAGCGTACCGACTTTGACAAGCTGATCATCGACGTGGAGACCAAGAACTCCATGACCGCCCGCGACGCTCTTGCGTCCGCTGGCTCCACCCTGGTTGAGCTGTTCGGCCTCGCACGCGAGCTGAACACCGCCGCCGAGGGCATCGAGATTGGCCCGTCCCCGCAGGAGACGGAGTACATCGCCGCGTACAACATGCCGATCGAGGACCTGAACTTCTCCGTGCGTTCGTACAACTGCCTGAAGCGCCAGGAGATCCACACCGTCGGTGAGCTCGCCGAGTGCACCGAGTCGGACCTGCTGGATATCCGCAACTTCGGCCAGAAGTCCATCAACGAGGTCAAGATCAAGCTTGCTTCCCTGGGCCTGACGCTCAAGGACGCGCCGGAAGACTTCGATCCGACCCAGCTCGAGGGCTACGACGCTGAGACCGGCGATTTCGTCGACGGTGCCATGGATGACGCTGAGTAA